A single region of the Salipaludibacillus sp. LMS25 genome encodes:
- a CDS encoding AraC family transcriptional regulator: protein MESLEKINEAMAYIEDHLTEMIHFKEVARIACCSEYHFKRMFSFLAGVTLSEYIRRRRLTMAALTLRETPLRVIDVAMMYGYQSPDAFARAFQAVHHVTPSDVRTGDHSLKAFPKMTFQLTIKGGNEMNYRLEEKEAFRLVGVKKRVSLIYRGENREIASLWKTLSEETALKIKQLSNTMPSGLLSVCTNFSEGKEDGGTLDYYIAAATTKAAPDHLSVLEVPALTWAIFEVEGPYPEVLQETWGRIYSEWFPTSLYEAVEGPEILWHREEEENDLSTHQSVMWIPVKKRRD from the coding sequence ATGGAGTCGCTTGAAAAAATAAATGAAGCCATGGCCTATATTGAGGATCATTTAACCGAGATGATTCATTTTAAAGAGGTGGCGAGAATCGCTTGCTGTTCTGAGTATCACTTCAAGAGAATGTTTTCATTTCTAGCAGGGGTAACGCTATCTGAATACATTCGTCGCAGACGTCTCACAATGGCTGCTTTGACATTGAGGGAGACACCGTTACGCGTTATTGATGTGGCAATGATGTATGGCTATCAATCACCTGACGCATTTGCAAGAGCATTCCAAGCGGTTCACCATGTGACGCCTTCAGATGTGAGAACAGGCGATCATTCTCTAAAAGCTTTCCCTAAAATGACCTTTCAACTGACGATAAAAGGAGGGAATGAGATGAACTATCGTTTAGAAGAAAAAGAAGCTTTTCGACTTGTAGGAGTTAAGAAACGGGTTTCCCTTATTTACCGTGGAGAGAATCGGGAAATAGCTTCATTATGGAAGACGTTATCTGAGGAAACAGCTTTGAAAATTAAACAACTGTCTAATACGATGCCTTCAGGGTTATTAAGTGTCTGTACCAATTTTTCTGAAGGAAAAGAAGATGGTGGCACATTGGATTATTATATTGCCGCTGCGACTACAAAAGCGGCTCCTGATCACTTGTCAGTCTTAGAAGTTCCAGCATTAACGTGGGCGATATTTGAAGTGGAAGGACCTTATCCGGAAGTATTGCAAGAAACATGGGGGCGGATTTACTCCGAATGGTTTCCGACATCATTATATGAGGCGGTAGAAGGGCCGGAAATACTTTGGCACAGAGAAGAAGAGGAGAATGACCTTTCAACGCATCAAAGTGTCATGTGGATTCCAGTAAAAAAACGGCGGGATTGA
- a CDS encoding AraC family transcriptional regulator: MGRGVDELMTSEQVHHKAPGGWERFVYKLLDVEVVNTTKESSKLSNTFELLIVKSGKARLTIDQDSLLLFQGEVCLIHPSQVYSLKAKNNMFEYLLMTFECFLDMADSHRPYVRLQGKESDRFPLKGRYAVSGTSSMMALGKGLLHLKEESSRMDLFQQRIQFEKLLHVIIHHKKEVSEVDTHKAIEKSRVYMDQHFHENMSIERLASRIEVSPKYFSALFKKEFGISVTEYVTRLRINKAKSMLVKDIKIRDVANEVGYNDEYYLSRKFKQLVGLSPSAYRQRRTKKIAAYDFFSVGYLLALNIYPFAAPIHPKWTSYYFYHYRKDIPIHLSAFQVNKDWQANIALLKKHSPDVILAKDSITSEEKDFLAMIAPVIYYPQSINWRKQFQHIAAFLDEEEEAQTWLTQYDEKVAYTKHQLEKHHGEETVLPLRLHRGALYFDNSRTIEDVLYGDLQVALCSCKTPLKRNDNLTVEDVIRLNPDRILLNVCQETKTLESWESLKQSSLWHDIRAVRNHAIHVISSDPWREYSASAHDRVINEVLALLS; encoded by the coding sequence ATGGGGAGAGGAGTTGATGAGTTGATGACGAGCGAACAGGTTCACCACAAAGCTCCAGGCGGGTGGGAGCGGTTTGTTTATAAATTGTTAGATGTGGAGGTTGTCAATACGACTAAGGAATCATCAAAATTGTCTAATACATTTGAACTTCTCATAGTTAAGAGTGGTAAGGCGCGCCTGACGATAGATCAAGACAGCTTATTACTATTTCAGGGAGAGGTGTGTCTCATTCACCCCTCTCAAGTGTACAGCTTGAAGGCAAAAAATAATATGTTTGAATACCTTTTAATGACCTTCGAGTGTTTCTTAGATATGGCTGATAGTCATCGACCATATGTGAGATTACAAGGTAAGGAAAGCGATAGATTCCCCCTAAAAGGTAGATATGCCGTAAGTGGCACCTCTTCTATGATGGCGCTAGGGAAAGGGCTGTTACACCTGAAAGAAGAAAGCAGTAGAATGGATTTGTTTCAGCAGAGAATTCAATTCGAAAAATTATTACACGTAATCATTCACCATAAAAAAGAAGTATCAGAAGTGGATACACATAAAGCGATTGAAAAAAGCCGTGTGTATATGGACCAACATTTTCATGAGAATATGTCTATTGAACGACTCGCTTCTAGAATTGAAGTTAGTCCGAAATATTTTTCGGCCTTATTTAAAAAGGAGTTTGGAATAAGTGTCACGGAATATGTCACAAGGCTGAGGATAAATAAAGCAAAATCAATGTTAGTTAAGGATATTAAAATACGGGATGTTGCCAATGAAGTGGGCTATAATGATGAATACTATTTAAGCCGCAAATTTAAACAATTAGTAGGGCTGTCACCGTCTGCTTATCGACAGAGACGAACGAAAAAAATAGCCGCCTATGATTTTTTCTCAGTGGGTTACCTTTTAGCCTTAAATATTTATCCTTTCGCAGCGCCAATTCACCCGAAGTGGACGTCCTATTATTTTTACCATTATCGCAAAGACATACCGATTCATTTAAGTGCTTTTCAAGTTAATAAAGATTGGCAAGCGAATATTGCCCTTTTAAAGAAACATTCACCAGATGTGATCCTGGCTAAAGATAGTATTACCTCTGAAGAAAAAGACTTTTTAGCTATGATTGCACCTGTTATATATTACCCTCAATCAATTAATTGGCGTAAACAGTTTCAACATATCGCGGCGTTTTTAGATGAGGAAGAAGAAGCGCAAACATGGTTAACACAATATGATGAAAAAGTGGCGTACACAAAACACCAATTGGAAAAACATCACGGTGAAGAAACGGTTTTGCCGTTACGATTACATAGGGGCGCCCTTTACTTTGATAATAGTCGAACGATTGAAGACGTCCTTTACGGTGATTTGCAAGTCGCTTTATGCTCGTGTAAAACGCCGCTAAAACGGAATGACAATCTAACAGTAGAGGACGTCATCCGTTTGAACCCTGATCGGATCCTTTTGAATGTGTGTCAAGAAACGAAAACACTTGAAAGCTGGGAAAGTCTGAAACAATCATCGTTATGGCACGATATTAGAGCTGTGAGAAACCACGCCATTCACGTCATATCCTCTGATCCTTGGAGGGAATATTCAGCTAGCGCCCATGATCGCGTAATAAATGAAGTATTAGCCTTACTCAGTTAA